Proteins from one Patescibacteria group bacterium genomic window:
- the ruvB gene encoding Holliday junction branch migration DNA helicase RuvB, with protein sequence MKNLSRPTSPIKTPEDYTLDLTLRPQAWDEYIGQERIKKNIKIIIEAAKKRNQSPDHLLLYGNTGLGKTTLAYLIAKEMGVNIRVTSGPAIERAGDLAAILTNLSEGEVLFIDESHRINKVCEEYLYSAMEDFKLNLILGKGPMARTMELKLPHFTLIGATTRIALISAPLRNRFGATFQLNFYEISDIEKIIQRSSKILGVKTEPEAIKIIAKRSRFTPRVANRLLKRVRDFAQVEGKGIITKEIAKSSLGFLEIDEFGLEPGDRRILEVIIKKFGGGPVGLQAIAAASSEEEDTILDIYEPYLMQLGFIERTPRGRITTLLAYKHLKILGNQKRLI encoded by the coding sequence ATGAAAAATTTGTCAAGACCTACTTCTCCAATCAAAACCCCTGAGGATTATACCTTAGATTTAACTCTAAGACCTCAAGCCTGGGACGAATATATTGGTCAGGAAAGAATCAAAAAAAATATCAAGATAATCATTGAGGCGGCCAAAAAGAGAAATCAATCGCCAGACCACCTTCTTTTATATGGAAACACTGGATTGGGAAAGACAACTTTAGCCTATCTTATTGCTAAGGAAATGGGGGTAAATATAAGAGTTACTTCAGGACCGGCTATTGAAAGAGCCGGAGATTTAGCAGCAATTTTGACTAATTTATCTGAAGGAGAGGTCCTTTTTATTGATGAATCTCATCGGATTAACAAAGTTTGTGAAGAGTATCTCTATTCAGCAATGGAAGATTTTAAATTAAATCTAATTTTAGGAAAAGGTCCGATGGCCAGAACTATGGAACTAAAACTTCCTCATTTCACTTTAATTGGAGCTACTACTCGAATTGCTCTAATATCTGCTCCTTTGAGAAATAGATTTGGAGCAACTTTCCAACTTAATTTCTATGAAATTTCAGATATTGAAAAAATTATTCAGAGGTCAAGTAAAATTTTAGGAGTAAAAACAGAACCCGAAGCTATAAAAATCATTGCTAAAAGATCTCGTTTTACTCCGAGGGTTGCTAATCGCCTTTTAAAAAGAGTTAGAGATTTTGCCCAGGTCGAGGGAAAAGGAATTATTACTAAAGAAATTGCTAAATCTTCTCTGGGATTCTTAGAGATTGATGAATTTGGCTTAGAACCTGGTGACCGGCGGATTTTGGAAGTAATAATTAAAAAATTTGGCGGGGGACCAGTCGGGCTTCAGGCAATAGCCGCTGCTTCTTCAGAAGAAGAGGATACAATTTTAGATATCTATGAGCCCTATTTGATGCAATTGGGGTTTATTGAGAGAACTCCCCGGGGAAGAATAACAACTCTTTTGGCCTATAAGCATTTGAAAATTTTGGGCAATCAAAAAAGACTTATATGA